Below is a genomic region from Halobacterium sp. CBA1132.
AAGCGGCCCTTGTTGGGCACGGCAATACGCATGTGCTCTGGGTAGGTGTGGCACGGGGAACTAGGTTTTCCTTCTTGTAGTTCGCGCTGACTCGCTCTCGTGCCGAACGACGACAGCGGGCATTACAACACCTCGAAAGCCCCGAGACTCCGGACTCGGGGGCCACGCTGTGCTCCTCGGCCTCCGGCCTGCGGTGCTTGCTTCGGCCGCCTTCGTCCGGAGTCTCGCCCCTTTCAGTCCACCCGCCCAACTACCGGCCGACCAACCGGCTACGGGAGGACTGAGCGAACGTATGCGTTCGCGAGGGTCGGAAGACGAACGCAGTGAGTCTTCCGGGACTGGAAGGGGCGGGACGCTCGCGTTTACGTGGTCGTCTCGCGGGCCGCTATCTGCGAGCGTAGCGAGCAGATATGCCCGCGAGCGACCGCGAGCGTCCCGGGGCTTCCGAGGAAGTGCCGTCGCTGTCACTGAGAACGCACACGGTGAGTCTAACAAATCACGAACGCGAAATCCACAGACACACAAGCCAGTCGGGCGAACCCCAGCGCATGACCACACTGCAGATTGCGGGCGGGCGGGTGCTCCACCCGGACTTCTCCGTCTCCGAAGCGGACGTGCTCGTGGACCAGTCGAGCGGCGAGATACTGGATGTCGGGGAGACGGAGCCGGGCGACGAGCGGTTGGACGCCGAGGACAGCCTGGTGATACCGGGGTTGGTGAACGCGCACTGTCACGCGGCGATGACGCTGCTGCGGGGGTACGCCGACGACAAGCCCCTCGACGCGTGGCTCCAGGAGGACATCTGGCCGGCCGAAGGAGAACTCACCGAGGGCGACGTGCGGGCGGGCGCGGACCTCGCGCTCGTGGAGATGATTCGGACGGGGACGACGGCGTTCGCGGACATGTACTTCCACGTCCCCGAAATTGCCGAGGCCGTCGAAGAGGCAGGCTTGCGGGCGCGACTCGGGCACGGCGTCGTCACCGTCGGGAAAGACGAGGGCGAGGCGCACCGGGACAACGACGAGAGCATCGAGGTCGCCCGCGAACTCGACGGTGCCGCGGGCGGCCGCATCAAGACGGCGTACATGCCGCACAGCCTCACGACCGTCGGTGAGGAGTACCTCCGGGAGTTCGTCGAGAAGGCCCGAGAACACGGGATTCCGTTGCACTACCACGCGAACGAGACCGTCGACGAGGTGGAGCCAATCGTCGACGCGGAGGGCGAACGCCCAATCGAGTACGCCGACGACCTCGGGATGGTCACGGACGAGGACTTCCTCGCGCACGGCGTTCACACGGACGCAGCCGAGCACGACCTGCTCGCGGAGCGCGGCGCAAGCGTCGTCCACTGCCCGGCGTCGAACATGAAACTCGCGTCCGGGATGGCGCCAGTCCAAGCGATGCGCGACGCCGGCGTGAACGTCGCACTGGGGACGGACGGCGTGGCGTCGAACAACGACCTCGACCTCTTCGACGAGCTCCGGGACGCGGCGATGCTCGGGAAGCTCGCGGCCGACGACGCCGCCGCAGTCCCCGCCGAGGCCGCCGTCGAGATGGCGACCGCGGGCGGCGCGCGAGCGCTCGGGTTCGACTCGGGGCGCATCGAAGCGGGCGCGAACGCCGACCTCGCAGTCGTGGACTTCTCGGCGCCGCACCTGACGCCCGTCCACGACTACGTCTCCCACCTCGCGTACGCCGCGACCGGGCAGGATGTCCGACACACGGTCTGCGACGGCGAGGTGCTGATGCGCGACCGCGAACTCCAGACGCTCGACGAGGCCGCGATTCGCGAGCAAGCAGAGACGCGGGCGGCCGCTGTCGTCGAACGCGCCGAGTAGCGAGTTCCGTGAGGCGGGCGTACTGGCCGCGTCACGTGACGTAGGAACAGAGTAACTGGAATTCTGACGTGTGCCACTACGTTTATTCGGCTCGTGGCCGAACGCGGAGAGTGCATGCGGCACCAGAGGCACACACTACTGGTCGCCGCGCTCGTCGTTGCGGTCATCGCTGTGGTTCCGGGTGGAGCGGTGGCTGCCGACGGCTTGAGCGTGAGCGGCGACCAAGCGGACGACGGCACCGTCACGGTGACGGTCGCCGAGAACAACACCACGGTGGCGAACGCGTCCGTCACCGTCGAAGCACTGAACAACTCCTCGTACGTCGGCGAGGGCAACTACACGACCGACGAGAACGGGACGGTGACGTTGCCGGCGCCCGAGCAGAACGTCTCCGTCTCGGTGACGGCGACGGCCGACAACACCACCGCGGAGACGACGCTGGACCTCGTCGCACCGACCGACGACACCAGCGACATCTCCGTGAACGTCTCGCAGGCCGACGACGGCAACGCGACGGTCAGCGTGACGAACGCGACCGGCGCTGGCGTCGCCAACGCGTCCGTGTCCGTGAGCGAAGCGGGCAACGTGACGTACGCCGGCACGGGCAACTACACGACCGGCGAGAACGGCACCGTCAGTCTGCCCGCGCCCGAACAGAACGTCACCGTCGACGTCGTCGCGGAAGCCGACAACGCCACGGCAGCGACGACGGTCGACCTCGTCGCGCCGACCAACGACACCACGGAGCTGTCGGTCGGCGTCTCGCAGGCGAGTGACGGCTCCGCGTCCGTCTCCGTGACGAACGCTAGCGGCGACGGCGTCGCCAACGCGTCCGTGTCCGTCGACGCGCTGGACAACGTTTCGTACGCCGGCGCGGGCGACTACACGACCGACGAGAGCGGCACCGTCGGCCTGCCGGCGCCCGAGCAGAACGTCACTATCGAGGTCGTCGCGGAAGCGAACAACGTGACCGCCGAGACGACGACGACGCTCACCGTGAGCGACGGCGCCAACGCCACCGACTCGTTCGGTCAGCGCGTCTCCGCGTTCGTCGAGCAGTTGAAGGCGAACGGCAACATGAGCGGGCAGGCGGTCTCGGCGTTCGTCGTGGCGAACAACCCGGGCGCGGACAACCGCCCGGACCACGTCGACCCCGGTCCGAAAGACGACGGTGACGACGAAGAGAGTGAGAAGGGCAACAACGGCAACGGGAACGGCGCCGGCGCCGCGAACGGCAACAACGGCAACGGCAACAACGGCAACAACGGCAACGGCAACGCTGCCGACGGCAACAACGGTAACGGCAACGGCGCCGACACTGCCGGTGGAAACGGGAACAACGGCAACGGCGGCGGTAACGGCCCGAGTTCCGGTGGCAATTCCGGCGGCCCCGGCAACAGCAACGCTGGCGGTAACGGGAATCCCGGAAACGGAGCCTAGGCCGGCTCGGAGAACGAATAAGTCAGTTTCCGGCCAACGAGTTTTTTCGTCGTCCGTCCGAGGATGCTAACGCAGGCCAGACGGCCTGCGGCACCCACTGTCGACGGCGTCAGCACCCTGCGCTGGGCGACCGCGGACTGTGAGTCGAGACGCGGCGCACGCGGCTCCCAGCGGGGGACTCCCGCACGGGCGCTCGGACGGCGAATCGCTCGCCACCATCGGACACGCGCCCGCCGTCCCGCCCGTTTTCTCCGCGGCTTCGGTAGGGTTTTGAATCCAGTCGCCGTCCACACCCGTATGACAACTGCGTCGCCGATCAGCGAGCGACTCGACGAAGTCGAGTCCGCTCGCGACGCCGGCCGGAAGAAAATCGACTGGGCGTTCGAACACATGCCGATTCTCTCCTCGCTGCGCGCGGACTTTCAGGAGAACGAGCCGCTCGCGGGCGAGACCGTCGGGATGGCGCTGCACGTCGAAGCGAAGACCGCGGCGCTCGTCGAGACGATGGCCGACGCCGGCGCGGAAGTCGCCATCACGGGCTGCAACCCGCTTTCGACCCACGACGACGTCTCCGCGGCGCTCGACGCCCACCCGTCGATTACGAGTTACGCCAAGCACGGCGTCGGCGACGAGGAGTACTACGAGGCCATCGACGCCGTCCTCGACCACGACCCCACGGTCACGGTCGACGACGGCGGCGACCTCGTCTTCCGCGTGCACGAGCACCACCCCGAGCTCATCGACACCATCGTCGGCGGCACCGAGGAGACCACCACGGGCGTCCACCGCCTCCGCGCGATGGACGACGACGACGCCCTCGACTACCCCGTCATCGCCGTCAACGACACGCCGATGAAGCGCCTCTTCGACAACGTCCACGGTACGGGCGAGTCCTCGCTGGCCTCGATTGCGATGACCACGAACCTCTCGTGGGCCGGCAAGGACGTCGTCGTCGCGGGCTACGGCCAGTGCGGCCGCGGCGTCGCCAAGAAGGCCAGCGGGCAGAACGCGAACGTCATCGTCACCGAAATCGACCCGCGGCGCGCGCTCGAAGCCCACATGGAGGGCTACGACGTCATGTCGATGACCGAGGCCGCGGAAGTCGGCGACGTCTTCATCACGACCACGGGCAACCGCGACGTCATCGTCGAAGACCACTTCGAGCAGATGCAGGACGGCGTCGTGCTCGCGAACGCCGGCCACTTCGACATCGAAATCGACCTCGAAGCCCTCCGCGAGATGGCCGACAGCGAGCAGGAAGTCCGCGACGGCGTCCGCGAGTACGAACTCCCGTCGGGCAAGCGCATCAACGTCCTCGCCGAGGGCCGCCTCGTCAACCTCGCGACCCCCGTCAGCCTCGGCCACCCCGTCGAAGTCATGGACCAGTCCTTCGGCGTGCAGGCCGTCTCCATCCGCGAGCTCGTCCAGAACGCCGACGACTACGACGCCGGCGTCCACGAGGTCCCCGACCACCTCGACCGCAAGCTCGCCGAAATCAAGCTCAACGCCGAGGGCGTCGAACTCGACAATCTCAGCGAAGAACAAGAGGAGTACATGACCTCCTGGCAGCACGGCACATAACGCACTTTTTCCAGCGTTCGGCGCGCTCCGCGCGCCTCACTTGCAAAAACTTGCGGAAAAAGCACTCCTCGCTCCAGCGCGCCTCCGGCGCTTAGTCGCTCGTCGGCCCGAGCGCTCACTGCGTTCGCGCTCGGTGAACCGCTTCGCTCGGGTCCGTTGGACCGCTCGCTCGCGGATGCTAGCCCGTCGGCTGGTCGGTTATCGTTCCATCAGCGTCGAGACGCGGGCGTTCTCCTTGAGTTCGACGCCGCCCTCGGGGACGGTCAGCGGCATCGGGCCGAGTTCCGTGGTGACGATGGAGGGGTGGTAGGCGCCGTTCTCGCGGAGTTCGCGGCGGGTCTGGACGCGCAGCGGCGCGCCCTCGCGCAGCGACTCGTTGAACTCGATCAGGTACGTGCCGGCTTTCAGCGTCCACCACTCGTACTCGTCGTCGGGGTCGCGGAGCGCGGACGCCAGCGGGCGGCGGTCCGCGTCGGCGAACTCGTCGCCGCCGAAGTCGAGGTGGCCGCAGTCGGCGACCTCGGAGACAGCCGCGACGGTCAAGTCGACGCCGTACTCGTGGACCTGCGTCTCCTCGTGGACGATGCCGTCGACGCGGTCGACGATGTCTGCCCCGGGCATACTTGGGCGGAGGTACGGCGACCACCGAGAAAAGCCGTGTGGCGGTCAGTCCCCACCACGGACGACGTGCCCGTACTTGAGCAGGGAGACGAACACGACGCCGCCGAGGACGTTCCCGGCCGTGGCGAACACGAGGAAGCGGCCGTAGGCGATGGGGCCGACGACGCCCGAGGCCACACCGAGGAGGACTTCGACGCTGCCGGCGATGCAGTGCGGGAGGTGGGCGATGCCGATGGTGGCAGCGACCAGCCACACGAAAAACGCGCGACTGAGCGTCTCCTGGGCGGCCGCGACCAGCCACGACATCAGCCCCATCAGCCAGCCGGCGAGCACGGCGCCCGCGAACAGCGCCGCGTTACCGTGTGCGACCAGCGGCGTGGCGACCGCTTCGAACGCCGCGGCGTCGGCGATGCCGTACGCCGGGGCGACGACGACAGCGATACCCGCGAACACCGCGCCACCGACGACGTTCGCCGCGAACACGACGCCCCAGAGACGGGCTAGCGACTGCCAGGTCGCGCGGCCGTCCAGCACCGGGAGAACGGCCAGCGTCGTGTGTTCGGTGAACAGTTCCGACCGCCCGATAACGACGAACACGAACCCGACAGCGTAGGCGTTCGCGAGCGCTATCTCGAGCACCGGGTCGCCCCACTCGCCCGCGGCGAGCGCGACCACCACCGCCATCAACAGCGGCCCGAATCCGATGTCGAGCCCCGCGGAGAGCGCGGAGAGCGCGAGGCCGTCCGTCGGTCGTTCGAGCTCGTTCAAGCCCTCCTCGAGCTGTTGACCGAGAATTCCCGTCGAGGACGTCTGCTCGTCCGCCGACGTCGACCCGGTGGCGTCACCCATTGGAATCATAGCAACGGCGACCAGCGTCAAAAACTCCCCCGGCCGCGTGGCGCAAGCCTCCTATCCCCCGACTGCGTAGCCGTGGGTATGACAGCGGGCACGGGGTCGGAGCATGTCTAACTCGAACGCGAAAGGCAATCGGCGGGAGCGCGAGCTCGTGAACGCGTTCGACGAGCGCGGCTTCGCGGTGATGCGCGCGCCCGCCAGCGGCGCGGCGACCGACCGAGAACTCCCGGACGTGCTCGCGGGCGACGGCAGCGTCTTCTACGCCGTCGAGGCGAAGTCCAGCGCGGGCGACCCCATCTACCTCACGGGCGAGGAGGTCGAAGCGCTGGTCTACTTCAGTCAGAACTTCGGCGCGAAACCGAAAATCGGCGTGCGCTTCGACCGTGAGGACTGGTACTTCTTCCACCCGGCGGACGTCTACCAGACCGACGGCGGGAACTACCGCGTGAAGAAGGAGACCGCAATCGAGGACGGGGAGACGTTCGACGACCTGCAGGGTCACGGCGAGGACGACGCCGAGGACAACGACATCGAGGACGTGCTGCACGCCGTCGAGCAGGGCGTGCTCACGCCCGAGGAAGCGGCGTCGATGCTCGACTAGTCGCGGCGTTCGAGGCGGCCGCGCGGGAACGAGTACCGGCGGAGGTCCTGCGGCGAGATGTCCTCCGGGGAGACGCCGCGCTCTAGCGGGTAGAGCACGTCGACGACGCGGTCGTCGGCGTCGTAGTCGCGGTTCGAGTGGTGGTCGGCGACCGACCAGCCGCGCTCGGCGATGCGGACGTCGCTCGCGCGGTCGTCCGTGGACTCGACGACGACCACGAGCTTGCCCGTCTCGCGGTCGACGGCGGTCTCGCCGGGGTCGAGCGTGCAGGCGTCGCAGTAGACGGGGTCGGCGGTCTCGCGGTCGACGAACAGGTCGTCGCCGCAGGCCGCACACGTCGCGTCGCGCTCGCCGGGCGCGGGGACTTCGCCGAGCGTTACGTCGATGGCGACGCGACGCAGGTGCTTGCAGCGGACGCCCCGGAACTGGTGGTCGGGACACGTGCACTCGCCGGCGTCGAGGTCGGCGTCGTAGACGTTGCCGGACGGCGACCGGACTTCGTAGGTTCCGTCGCCGAGCGCGGTCACGGCCATCTCCTCGCGGCGGGCGCGGCGGCTCCGGTCGTCGGGCGGCTGTCGGGACTTCGTGGAGGGAGCCATACCACAGTGTAGGGCTTGGAGACGCCTAAACCCCGCAAAATCGGGGTGGCTATACGGCTCCGAACCCTACTAGTTCGGACGACGAATCGCCGACGGCGACGCGACCCGCGACTCGCGGCCGGCGTGACGGCTTCGAAGCGCTTTTGCCCGGGCCGGCGAAATCCCGCAGTATGTCTGAAGGGCCCGACGCCCGCCTCGAAGCGGGTATCGCCATCCTGTCTACGCTGGTCTTCATCGCCATCCTCGTGGCCGCCGGCACGATGTCCGAAGGGTTCGGTGAGACCGGCGCCTACGGCGTCATCGTGGCTGTCGTCGTCTTCATTCTCGTGATGGCCGGCGTGGGCTACTGGCTGTCCGGCAAGCAGGAGTAGTCAGGCTTCGGCGTCGTCCGCTTCCGCGTCCTCGTTCTCGCGCTCGCGCCAGTCCTCCAAGTCTTCGTCTTCTTCGTCGTCGAGTTTCGCCTCGTAGTACGACAGCGGGTGGTTGATGGCGTCGCAGAGGTCGTCGGGATTCACGCAGTCACCGTAGGCCTTCATCGTCGCACACGACGGCGCCGTGTACTCCGTGGGGCTGGACTCCCCGCGGATGTGGTCGGTCTGGTAGCGAGTCATCTCCTCGCCGAACCCCGGGTTCACCTTGTAGATGTCGACGATTTCGTCGGTCGTCAGCCCGATGTTCGCGAGGAACGTCGTGATGGCGAACCGGCTGTGGTGGGGGAGGTGTTCGCCGCGCTGCACTTGGTCTAAGAGGTGCTGCATGCACGGCGGGAACAGTTCCGGGACGACCGTGTCGATTTCGCGCGTGAGGTCCATCTCCGAGAGCACGTCCCGGACCGCGGCCTCCGGGCCTTCGAGGGCGTCGGCGACCTCGTCGGGGACGTTCAACGGCAGGCCCTCGGCGACCCGCTCGCGGACGGCTTCGCGGAGGAGCGTGTCGAGTTCGGGTTCGTCGACGGGGACGCGGCCGTCGGAGAGCGCGCGGTTGACGAGGCGCCACTTGTCCGGGCGCAGCGACGACGACAGCAGGAGGTACGTCGGCACGTCCACGTCGTAGCCGTCCTGCGTGGCGTGGACGTGGCTCGTCAGGT
It encodes:
- a CDS encoding amidohydrolase, producing the protein MTTLQIAGGRVLHPDFSVSEADVLVDQSSGEILDVGETEPGDERLDAEDSLVIPGLVNAHCHAAMTLLRGYADDKPLDAWLQEDIWPAEGELTEGDVRAGADLALVEMIRTGTTAFADMYFHVPEIAEAVEEAGLRARLGHGVVTVGKDEGEAHRDNDESIEVARELDGAAGGRIKTAYMPHSLTTVGEEYLREFVEKAREHGIPLHYHANETVDEVEPIVDAEGERPIEYADDLGMVTDEDFLAHGVHTDAAEHDLLAERGASVVHCPASNMKLASGMAPVQAMRDAGVNVALGTDGVASNNDLDLFDELRDAAMLGKLAADDAAAVPAEAAVEMATAGGARALGFDSGRIEAGANADLAVVDFSAPHLTPVHDYVSHLAYAATGQDVRHTVCDGEVLMRDRELQTLDEAAIREQAETRAAAVVERAE
- a CDS encoding adenosylhomocysteinase, with product MTTASPISERLDEVESARDAGRKKIDWAFEHMPILSSLRADFQENEPLAGETVGMALHVEAKTAALVETMADAGAEVAITGCNPLSTHDDVSAALDAHPSITSYAKHGVGDEEYYEAIDAVLDHDPTVTVDDGGDLVFRVHEHHPELIDTIVGGTEETTTGVHRLRAMDDDDALDYPVIAVNDTPMKRLFDNVHGTGESSLASIAMTTNLSWAGKDVVVAGYGQCGRGVAKKASGQNANVIVTEIDPRRALEAHMEGYDVMSMTEAAEVGDVFITTTGNRDVIVEDHFEQMQDGVVLANAGHFDIEIDLEALREMADSEQEVRDGVREYELPSGKRINVLAEGRLVNLATPVSLGHPVEVMDQSFGVQAVSIRELVQNADDYDAGVHEVPDHLDRKLAEIKLNAEGVELDNLSEEQEEYMTSWQHGT
- a CDS encoding formate/nitrite transporter family protein encodes the protein MGDATGSTSADEQTSSTGILGQQLEEGLNELERPTDGLALSALSAGLDIGFGPLLMAVVVALAAGEWGDPVLEIALANAYAVGFVFVVIGRSELFTEHTTLAVLPVLDGRATWQSLARLWGVVFAANVVGGAVFAGIAVVVAPAYGIADAAAFEAVATPLVAHGNAALFAGAVLAGWLMGLMSWLVAAAQETLSRAFFVWLVAATIGIAHLPHCIAGSVEVLLGVASGVVGPIAYGRFLVFATAGNVLGGVVFVSLLKYGHVVRGGD
- the hjc gene encoding Holliday junction resolvase Hjc produces the protein MSNSNAKGNRRERELVNAFDERGFAVMRAPASGAATDRELPDVLAGDGSVFYAVEAKSSAGDPIYLTGEEVEALVYFSQNFGAKPKIGVRFDREDWYFFHPADVYQTDGGNYRVKKETAIEDGETFDDLQGHGEDDAEDNDIEDVLHAVEQGVLTPEEAASMLD
- the priL gene encoding DNA primase regulatory subunit PriL, with amino-acid sequence MNARHARYPFLGESRQAVQEAGVDLAAVVAEDDAVVERARERVVGSLTNGEVGERARSDRVELLSYPVARVLVSVVDEHVLVRKYADAEANAAYERFTADETDDAELKSVGDDASLSRKDLLREFDLTSHVHATQDGYDVDVPTYLLLSSSLRPDKWRLVNRALSDGRVPVDEPELDTLLREAVRERVAEGLPLNVPDEVADALEGPEAAVRDVLSEMDLTREIDTVVPELFPPCMQHLLDQVQRGEHLPHHSRFAITTFLANIGLTTDEIVDIYKVNPGFGEEMTRYQTDHIRGESSPTEYTAPSCATMKAYGDCVNPDDLCDAINHPLSYYEAKLDDEEDEDLEDWRERENEDAEADDAEA
- a CDS encoding SWIM zinc finger family protein — its product is MAPSTKSRQPPDDRSRRARREEMAVTALGDGTYEVRSPSGNVYDADLDAGECTCPDHQFRGVRCKHLRRVAIDVTLGEVPAPGERDATCAACGDDLFVDRETADPVYCDACTLDPGETAVDRETGKLVVVVESTDDRASDVRIAERGWSVADHHSNRDYDADDRVVDVLYPLERGVSPEDISPQDLRRYSFPRGRLERRD